One window of the Takifugu rubripes chromosome 13, fTakRub1.2, whole genome shotgun sequence genome contains the following:
- the nsun3 gene encoding tRNA (cytosine(34)-C(5))-methyltransferase, mitochondrial, whose product MGPIFQLYHRWGIFRLTKFKLDPSCNCHTGPSVLDVNNQKRISSNQVTKKSKKGKLLCQQVLDSFDQQYNQELGPLWPLAREVLLDPHSWQYAVMLNRFSTVTDITQTLQSQGFSTFLPQVDAPGLVYNGPSTVSNLKNQAGNDSLLQTHCISKCPPNDSHDQLGSTSHMFVPEVPSPSVCFPSTSLQCYIHTYPLRFPSQLHIPGQLKQYYLLNAASLLPVLALKVRDGEKILDLCSAPGGKALVIMQCATPELLCCNEPDPHRQKRLAKTLESFLPQSVTNRVILSAQDGRYFGHSEVGKYDKVLVDAPCSNDRSWLYSQNNQQGEQRLKERAKLPALQAQLLKSALSAVRPGGVVVYSTCTLSSSENYSVVKTVLKDCPEAEPEDLWEELAVSTSKYFTFFNSGGHTLHDWPLLQQNIMSCNHHRLGILVVPQPGKTWGPMFLSRIKKKQ is encoded by the exons TAACCAAAAAAGAATCTCAAGCAACCAG gtaacaaaaaagagcaaaaagggAAAGTTGTTGTGCCAACAAGTACTGGATAGCTTTGACCAGCAGTATAATCAGGAACTTGGACCTTTATGGCCACTTGCAAG AGAAGTCCTCCTGGACCCCCACTCCTGGCAGTATGCAGTCATGCTTAACCGTTTCAGCACTGTGACAGACATCACACAGACTCTCCAATCACAGGGATTTTCCACATTCCTGCCACAAGTGGATGCACCAGGGCTGGTTTATAATGGCCCTTCAACAGTGtcaaatttaaaaaaccaaGCAGGAAATGACTCACTCTTGCAAACTCACTGCATTTCCAAGTGCCCCCCGAATGACTCTCATGACCAACTTGGCAGCACTTCTCATATGTTTGTTCCAGAGGTTCCATCACCTTCGGTCTGTTTTCCATCTACTTCATTACAGTGTTACATCCACACATATCCACTGCGGTTCCCCTCTCAGCTTCACATACCCGGACAACTGAAGCAGTATTACCTCCTGAATGCTGCGTCCTTGCTTCCAGTGCTAGCTCTTAAAGTCAGGGATGGAGAAAAGATTCTGGACCTTTGCTCTGCTCCTGGAGGCAAAGCCTTAGTGATAATGCAATGTGCTACACCAG AACTTCTTTGTTGTAATGAACCGGACCCTCACAGACAAAAACGGCTGGCCAAGACCTTGGAGTCATTTTTGCCTCAGTCTGTGACCAACAGAGTGATTTTGTCTGCACAGGATGGACGGTATTTTGGGCACAGTGAAGTCGGGAAATATGATAAG GTTCTAGTTGATGCTCCATGTTCAAATGACAGGAGCTGGCTGTATTCCCAAAataaccagcagggggagcaaaGGTTAAAGGAAAGAGCTAAGCTACCTGCGCTTCAGGCCCAACTACTGAA GTCTGCACTGTCAGCGGTGCGCCCAggtggtgtggtggtgtattCGACCTGTACACTCTCCAGCTCTGAGAACTACAGTGTTGTAAAGACGGTGCTGAAAGACTGCCCTGAGGCTGAACCTGAAGACCTGTGGGAAGAGCTGGCTGTTTCTACCTCTAAATATTTCACCTTCTTTAACTCAGGAGGACACACGCTTCACGACTGGCCCCTGTTGCAACAGAACATCATGTCCTGTAATCACCACAGACTGGGGATTTTAGTGGTTCCTCAGCCTGGCAAGACTTGGGGACCCATGTTTTTATCTCGCATTAAAAAGAAGCAGTAG